The Sparus aurata chromosome 15, fSpaAur1.1, whole genome shotgun sequence genomic interval tgttgccagatatcgcgagagaaacaagcaagcgggcctatgaaaacaagcccaaaacaagcgacttctccattcgtggtaaaaaaaaaaaaaaatagagagagattattacactttgcacacacacaaatatcaccctgaatccagaaatatcattgtatttattattgttttatatgttatgatccttttttgttttagttccaggacttcaaaacaatatgatatgcaatacaataggaagaggaacactttaacaacaagcccaaaaacccgCAACGcgcgactaccaatatttataagcgactttacagaaaaacaagcccaaagtcgcttataataagcggacttggcaactatgctgttgacacagaacacgtgtttggtcaatatcatccttcttgtagccaaaataattccagataagtGACGTTGCTTtactttttggcaccaagtctttgttttcacgattttctcttgttcattgctcatttttcaatgtcagcgactcactccatgtgcaggggcgtgGTCTGCTtcgcacactgattaagaactaatgtgattggtggatagctgcgcatgcagagtctgcatgctcagtgtgtgtcaggtacccttgaaattagatgagtttatttgcgtcctacatctcaggctctgcgatgtgactaaTGCACACACTACATCGCGATGGCGATGCTCAACGATATATTGTGCAGCGCTAGCTGTCATGCAGAAATCAGCAATAGCTATataaagttagctagctagttagctactgAAACGTCAGCAAAGAAGTGGCATTGTTTTGGGcctttttgtgaaagaaaaggACAATAATACATTGAAATTACCCTTGGTTTGATGTGTGCCTATTAAAAATAGAAAGATAGCAAGAATCAGGACACCCTACCCCTAGATTGAATGCGGGGGGTAGGGCTAATTGGTTGGGGCAAGGAGTGTGTTGGGATTAATGATgtgatccctcactggcttcccaccTGTGAATATATTTGTGATTTAAGGTAGCACCGTTACCGGGGGTTGAAGTTGAGTCTCGGACGGACTTTTTCTAACCATTAGTTCAGACTGATTTGGTACACAATTCTACAATAACTAATGTCTCCGTGATGAATGTGAGATGTGATTAAAAGTCCTAAGACATCAATTGAGCACACTCTAACAGCGTTGTCAGAAGTACTGAAACATATCGATAGTGaatatctgaaatgtttttaCTCCAGTTCTCGCTGTGTTCCCCCGCTCTCCTCTCAGACAGCAAAATGGCACATGCACTGCTGTAGTACCCACATGTCCCCACAGCCCCCAGACATTAATGAACGTGGATGCTGTTGTACTTAAAAGACCATGCAGAAGCCTTGTTATaatcattttgtaattaaaaaaaaaaaaaaaaaaaaaaaaaaactaaattgttCCCCCTATGTATTGAGACATGGTATCTAATATCAATGACTTTGAAACATATACTGACCCCATGGTTGTGAATGAGCTCCCACTCTCAACAACAACAGGTACATCAAAAGCCAATGACGTGGCTGTTTTGGAACTGATTTAAAATGGTACTTTGTTAGTATGATAATGTACTTAGCAACTCACAGTACCCTAACCCATTGGCCTTTTTCTTGTAGAGAAGAGACACCGCGCTCTCTATGCCCGTAACTATCTGTTACACACATGGCTATTGTCCCAGTTTCTTTCAATAGGAATCATTCCTCCTTCCTTGTCACCCGTCATGGGTGCCATCGTCTTCATTACTCCTGTCCTGCCAAGACACAATGGATAATTTGCTAAAAATAAGCCAAGATAGAGATAGATCACATTGTGAATTACATCCAGAACAACTGGTGTCTATTAGCTCAGAAACAAGGACTGCTGTGTCATCCTCACATTCCACGTCCAACTTTGGTTCAATAAGGAAATACTGTACTCGacacagctcctgaaaaacTTGCTTTGCTTAAGACAACACGGTTTTACCTGTTTTCTTTGCAAGAGCTGGTGATTTTGGAAGGATTCATTGACCCTCGACTGTCTCCCCATAATTACTAAAGGAAATTACAGCAATCGTTCATTTTTTGGGTCTTCATCAGCGAATGACATACGTTCTCCATTAAGATCAACACAGCTGACTCCAATGATGGACAACcatgtttttcagtgaaaattcATCTTTATTGATACCATACATGAATTATCAGACAGAAACCTGGCaaaaaatatagatataaaatCACCTCTATGGTGAGGTGCTACAGGAGCCAGCTATGGGTGCATTGCCATTTCAGCTCTGTCTCACAAACCTTTCGTCCCTAAATTACGTCAATTTAGGAAACACAGGGTGTTGAAAGATGTTGCCCTTTGACTCAATTCTGTGTCACTTCTGTCCCGGAGCTGTGAGAGACCCCTGCTGGGAGAGTCTGTGAATTACTATCCAATAGCTGTCAGTTGGGATCCTGCGTGATGTTAGAATGAGTTGGGCAACAATTTCTTCCAATCGACGTCAACAGGAAACCCTGACACAGCGGCTAAAGGTCAAGCCCAGTGAGTCCTAATTTCCTCAGAACAAGATGTAATGCAAATGCTCAGGTATATTTACTGGAATATCAACATTCCAATTGTAACTAATCCGTAGTAGATTTGAAATGtatctgggggaaaaaaaagacccgTCAAATAcattgcaaaaacaaaagattaaaaatCATATGATGGTGGGTTTAAGTGAATTTTATCTAAATTTGACCAAAAGTTGCACCACTGTGGCACATTCCCAGCATCGACGGAACTTGAGGCTGTTCATCAAAGGATGACTAACATTTTTCTCTAGCATTGTTTTTCAGGTTTCAAGGGATCTGGTTGAGTTTTCTTTAGATCAGGAACCTACAACAGAAGAAACTGGCTATTAAATATATCTTTAATGTGAACATACTGAACCATTGTGATAAACGGCCAGAGTAACTCGGGAGCCACATGTCTAAAAACACAAGTAATGGAATGACCTCTATTAGCATTAACTGACTCAGCAGCCCCACAAACCCCCTCAATATATTGTCATGAGTATTGTACAGGTGGCTGGGACCTAAACAGAATGTCAGtacatagaaaaataaatacagtttgcTAAAATGAGGGCAAAATTCTTTTATCAGTGATTGTACCATTAAAAATCACgtttaaaaaaacttttaagaGGCTTTTCATCTCTTTACATTAGATTGAGTTTTCTCATAGATCTAGGGAGGAATACATAGAATAACTTTTACAGAAATTACTACCTAAAAATATAcaagcacagacacaaacatgagGAGTAAAGCCAACAAAATGATTcttcataaaacataaaacagcaCAGTGTAATCAATATCTAAAGAATCTTTACATGTAGCTCCTTGGTCTGCAGCTTTCTtaattgtgattaaaaacatttctgggaaaCTTAAGTTAAtacaaaagtctttttttttttcttattttacaaTCCTGtcaaaacttgtttttttaaaatatttttgagtAGCAAATTTGAGAAGTTTTCTGTTTCTATGTTCGCTGAAGAGAGGACCCCCATAGAGAGTTCAAGACAAAGCAAACAGTTCTGCAATGACAAGTCAACAGATCCAAACCAGGCGCTTGATGGAAATTTAGCGGGGAAAGTGGTTTTCCAGTGTGCTGCTTTGGACTCACATCAAACAAGATGTAGTACAGTATTAAAACACTAGCCTTGTTCTCCCCAACCCGTTTTCTAGCACTGAAGCCAATGGACCTGGTGACAGCGTGATGTCTGACACAGATGGATGACATTATATCAAGCACAGACTTACATGAAAGTTATTACCATCACAATAAGAATGATCTAACAGCAATACTTATACATTAATATACTGCAGGTTTCAGATGTTTTACAGTTCTTACATTAGCAATaatagaaaaggaaaaaaaaaaatacaccgTCAATTCATAAGAAAAATAGATTGAGAGTTAATAGTGGAAAACAGTGCAAAGAATATTCTGgggtgtttttgtttgcttgcttgttttaatctgtttattttttagaaattgtttacaaaaataaaaaaagaaaattcaaaacaagtctaaaacatagaaaatgaaaacacacttcTGTAGCGTCTGGTGCTCTGGTCCAGACATGCTGCGTACCACCTCTCTCCAGTACCTCAATGTTTTATGCTGTAGTTGTAGGTGAGAAttatgtgtaagtgtgtgcatgATCTGGGTGTATGgatgtgtatgtgagtgtttcagtgtggtgtgtgtgtgtgtatgtgtgtgtgtgtgtgtgtgtttaagattTAGCGTAGTGGTTCTCAACTCCGGTCCTCAAGCTCCGGCACTGTACAGGTTTTTGTTCCAACCAGGTcctacaaaaacaaatgattgagTTTTTAAAAACCGAACGTTGAATTTTGATACTAAGAGTGCACACAGTTCTCTGCAGCCTGCAAAAAAATACGTTAAATAAAAGCTAAGCATTTCTTCCCTGTGACATGAGCACAACAGAAACAACGAGGCGCCTCATCGAAGGAAAACGCACGCCCGAGAGACCCGAGGTTGGAACAAGAACCCACTGACATGGACCGCCATGACGAGCACTCTGACAACTTTGGCTCAAACGCTGTGGTGAGCGATGATGGGGGggtaaacacacattcacacaccccGCCACCCCGCCAGTCTCACCACACCTCTAAGAGGACTGACTGGAGCCGAGCAGACAAGGGCCAAGGCTGAGCACCACTGATCATGTGCAACAATGTGAGGGAGCGAGTGGGATTCTGCCGACACTGTCCTTCATGTGACAGCACAGAGCTTTACCAGTCCATCAGCTATTATCCCTTTCCCTGACCACTCTccttttgtcttcaaaataacataacggaacaaaacaaacaaaagttaatTGAACAAAAGTGCTCGAGGCCTCCCTCCCTGACTCCTCTCGCTAGTGTGTTGGCTCAAGTGGGTCCcagtagctttttttttaagcattgaAAAAGGGGCTGGCTGGGACCATAGCACTCTACTGGGACGACTGGGAGTTGTCATTCTTGCTCTCCTGACTGGAGGGAGCCTTGTTGTTCCAGGGCGAATGTGCCCCCAGTGCAGGCGAGCTGTTGAAACTGTCCTCATCCTCCAGGCCATTCGCCCCATCGAACTGCGTGTTCTCCAGCCGCGTGATCAGACGCTCGTCCTCGTCACCAAACTCCCCTCCCATCAGTGTGGGCTCTCCCACCATCATCACGTCCTAAAGGGGACAGCAAGGGCCGGTACATATTATCCCCATAATACAGGGGGGTGCGCGGAATGACTGGCTGCACGGACGAGATGTAACTGTAACGTTTCTCTGGCTACTGTCTAGGTGCGATCTAACTTGGCGTTACAAATAAATTTAACTAATAAAATGCAATAGAAGTGGTAATTGAAGCTAGGTTTTAGGGACAAAGTGTTAAAATCTTGAGGTATTAAGTGCCCTCTCATTTTGAACCCAATCACATCAGGACAATGACAGTTCAGTAGTCCATGTGGCCCTGACTCCCTGCCCCTGTTCCGAGAACCAGGGTCGAGGGCCCTCCCTACTGGCCAGCAGTGGGCATCCCTGATCCTTGAGTGCTGCATCAGGGGGGGGGTTTTCATTCCACCTCGGGTCTCGTTCGCTCAATCAAGCAACCAAATAAGCAAAGACAGCAGTGCTGTGTGAATTGTGCACTCTGATAGACTTAGTGGTAACTCTTAAAGCAGGTTGACACAGCAGATTTAGAGAGAAACCTAACTGTCCTACTGGAGATCAGAGCAAGGAAACCCTACCCCAAAATATATTACTTAGAGATGGAGGCCATGTGTACCTTGTCTATATAAACCCATAAACCTGTGGCCCCAGAGGACCAGGGACTGCCCATCACTGGTTCACATCAGGGGGTCTGCTAACTAAATCTGCTCATTCTAAGTAGAATTACAGAAATCAACCCCTACATCACCCCAAACCCCACCTCCAGACACTATCTCTACCCTGGCCTGCTGCTACAACTACTTCTAAACATACTAACAGCCCCAGCTATCCCCCTTACAACTACAAATAATTCTCTAACCTCCTTGCCTTTCTTTCCagtccctcctccctctgtcctaTTCTTCCATCCCTTGCTCAGCTGAACCTGGGAGGTGCAGATAGAGGTCAAGTAGATGTAATGCTTACAGGTACCTGGCTGGAGAGTGAAAAGCTGTTGGCTGGACTCTTCTTTTTACTGTTGGTGTTGTTATTGCTGCCTCCGCCAGAGCTCACAGTGCTTCCGCCCGACACCTTCCGTTTCCGCCGCTTGTTAGGAGCTTGTCTGGCTGGCTCAGCTGCAAGTCGACAAATGGATAAGATATTTATCACAATCAAGTTTTTAAATCTCTATAAATCAGTTATCTCCAGGTTTGTTGCAGATGAGGTCACAATTTCATCTTGATTTGTTTATGAGTTCTCCATAGCTTTATGACTGTCAGGGCAACCATGCAATAAATGCTGCTGGAAATTTCAAAAAGGTGCGTGTGTTACCTGGAGGTGCTACCATTCTTTGCCACTTTTGGAAGAGGCAGGTCTTCAGGCAGTCTCTCGGGCTCAAGCTGTAGGTCTTATGCCGGGACATCAACTCTTGCATGGGCTCCAATATCACACATAGCTTTAGGAAAGAGAGGGACCCAAGAGACACGTAGGTGTGTTAGCAGCTTGTTGCATGTGTAGCTGAGGTTTCTAGGTGAGTGATCAAACCCGAAATTTGCTTACACGGAGGTAGTTGAGTGTGGAGTTGGAAAGCCCACATCTGGTGATATTTTTAGCCAGCTGGTCGAGCATCTGGGGATCCTGTGATTGGGTTAAAACGGTGAGATAAATAACTGCATGTATAGTTTGCGGATTTGAatacgtgtgtgttttttcagcgACAACTCACATGCATAGCCAAAATGCTCCTCGGTAGGACCTCTCTGTGTTGTCTGATGCTAAAGTGCCACGTCTTGATCCTCATCATGTCATCAAACATGAACTCTAGGTACAGGCGGCCCTCCACACAAACCTTATCACAAGAGACAAATAAAAGTGAAACAGGGACAGAAAGTAGATGGAGGGCTACGCATTTTTCATCCACTGGGGGAAAAAATTAACTGTACCTGTGTGAACATAGGTTTGCCGTTTTGGGTCACCATGGTGCACTGGTCACAGTCAAGAGACACAAAGTTACTGTGGAAGGACTCTTTTGGATGCTTCAAAACATAGAACAGCTCAGTGGCGCCCCCTTCAAAAATACTTCGAAAGTATCGTGGAATCAATGTCCGGCCGATGGCTGCGGGGGGAAAATAATAATgtatcaataaatcaaatgaatacGTACAGATGATCAACACAGTCAAATCAAAATCACCCACATGTGGACagtggaatcagaatctgaCACAGACAGGATAGAATAAACTTAATATGGGGCATGAAGGATATGCACAATGCTGCTAACAGCCAACCATTATCGTTGGATAAAATGCTAAACtgaattaaatataaaataaaacaaaataacatagAACACATTGAACTTTAAAGATAGGATATACAAATCATGTACAGAAaagtatcaaaaataaaaaaagaagcaatattttctttataaagTATTTCTTACTATATCGTTTGGGTCCATCTTCCAGACAGAAAGTGATGGTGAGCATGGCGTCATCCTCGAAAAACTCTGTAGTAAAGGCATCCCACCAGAGATTGTCACAGTCCTGAAAAAAGAAGAACCATAGTTACGCTCAGTTTCGCTAAAATGGCATACAAGTCTATTACAGGAAAGGGAACAGAATAGATACTAAATGTTATCTGTTAAAAATAGACATCAAGACCATTAAGGGCTATGTTTGCTATAAAGACGTGAGGAAGTTGCATAagaataagtgaataaacaaacgtAGTAAATGTATCAATACCactaaaaaagaagaagcagaagctCTGGGTTCGCCAACTTTACCACTTCTATAACCCAGCCTATGCTCTTCCCTACAATATGGTCAATAGACTCTTCGTTTGTAAACCACCGAAATTTTGCAAAATATGTAAGAACACGTGAGTGCTTTGTATAGTCATCCACATTAATGCCTGGGGCGCTTAAGTAGAAATGGTGCGGCGAAGAAGAACAAAGTTGAAGGGATAAACTTCCTGAATCAGACATGCTACTTTTTAGACATTACCAGTTTTGTTGGACATAGAACTGTTGACCAAATCAGGTGAATGTGcatgtattttttgttatgtGCATACAAAAAGCATGACTAACAAACATCTACTCAGCTGTGCACTCGGGCATATAAACAGTTGGCACTCCAATTACGTTTTAGCCAGGTTGATC includes:
- the ldb1a gene encoding LIM domain-binding protein 1-A isoform X5, whose amino-acid sequence is MSVGGCACPGCSSKSFKLYSPKEPPNGGSFPPFHPGAMLDRDVGPTPMYPPSYMEPGMGRPTPYGNQTDYRIYELNKRLQNWTEDCDNLWWDAFTTEFFEDDAMLTITFCLEDGPKRYTIGRTLIPRYFRSIFEGGATELFYVLKHPKESFHSNFVSLDCDQCTMVTQNGKPMFTQVCVEGRLYLEFMFDDMMRIKTWHFSIRQHREVLPRSILAMHDPQMLDQLAKNITRCGLSNSTLNYLRLCVILEPMQELMSRHKTYSLSPRDCLKTCLFQKWQRMVAPPAEPARQAPNKRRKRKVSGGSTVSSGGGSNNNTNSKKKSPANSFSLSSQDLVGTKTCTVPELEDRS
- the ldb1a gene encoding LIM domain-binding protein 1-A isoform X4, with amino-acid sequence MSVGGCACPGCSSKSFKLYSPKEPPNGGSFPPFHPGAMLDRDVGPTPMYPPSYMEPGMGRPTPYGNQTDYRIYELNKRLQNWTEDCDNLWWDAFTTEFFEDDAMLTITFCLEDGPKRYTIGRTLIPRYFRSIFEGGATELFYVLKHPKESFHSNFVSLDCDQCTMVTQNGKPMFTQVCVEGRLYLEFMFDDMMRIKTWHFSIRQHREVLPRSILAMHDPQMLDQLAKNITRCGLSNSTLNYLRLCVILEPMQELMSRHKTYSLSPRDCLKTCLFQKWQRMVAPPAEPARQAPNKRRKRKVSGGSTVSSGGGSNNNTNSKKKSPANSFSLSSQVPDLVGTKTCTVPELEDRS
- the ldb1a gene encoding LIM domain-binding protein 1-A isoform X1; protein product: MSVGGCACPGCSSKSFKLYSPKEPPNGGSFPPFHPGAMLDRDVGPTPMYPPSYMEPGMGRPTPYGNQTDYRIYELNKRLQNWTEDCDNLWWDAFTTEFFEDDAMLTITFCLEDGPKRYTIGRTLIPRYFRSIFEGGATELFYVLKHPKESFHSNFVSLDCDQCTMVTQNGKPMFTQVCVEGRLYLEFMFDDMMRIKTWHFSIRQHREVLPRSILAMHDPQMLDQLAKNITRCGLSNSTLNYLRLCVILEPMQELMSRHKTYSLSPRDCLKTCLFQKWQRMVAPPAEPARQAPNKRRKRKVSGGSTVSSGGGSNNNTNSKKKSPANSFSLSSQVPDVMMVGEPTLMGGEFGDEDERLITRLENTQFDGANGLEDEDSFNSSPALGAHSPWNNKAPSSQESKNDNSQSSQ
- the ldb1a gene encoding LIM domain-binding protein 1-A isoform X3, whose translation is MLDRDVGPTPMYPPSYMEPGMGRPTPYGNQTDYRIYELNKRLQNWTEDCDNLWWDAFTTEFFEDDAMLTITFCLEDGPKRYTIGRTLIPRYFRSIFEGGATELFYVLKHPKESFHSNFVSLDCDQCTMVTQNGKPMFTQVCVEGRLYLEFMFDDMMRIKTWHFSIRQHREVLPRSILAMHDPQMLDQLAKNITRCGLSNSTLNYLRLCVILEPMQELMSRHKTYSLSPRDCLKTCLFQKWQRMVAPPAEPARQAPNKRRKRKVSGGSTVSSGGGSNNNTNSKKKSPANSFSLSSQVPDVMMVGEPTLMGGEFGDEDERLITRLENTQFDGANGLEDEDSFNSSPALGAHSPWNNKAPSSQESKNDNSQSSQ
- the ldb1a gene encoding LIM domain-binding protein 1-A isoform X2 → MSVGGCACPGCSSKSFKLYSPKEPPNGGSFPPFHPGAMLDRDVGPTPMYPPSYMEPGMGRPTPYGNQTDYRIYELNKRLQNWTEDCDNLWWDAFTTEFFEDDAMLTITFCLEDGPKRYTIGRTLIPRYFRSIFEGGATELFYVLKHPKESFHSNFVSLDCDQCTMVTQNGKPMFTQVCVEGRLYLEFMFDDMMRIKTWHFSIRQHREVLPRSILAMHDPQMLDQLAKNITRCGLSNSTLNYLRLCVILEPMQELMSRHKTYSLSPRDCLKTCLFQKWQRMVAPPAEPARQAPNKRRKRKVSGGSTVSSGGGSNNNTNSKKKSPANSFSLSSQDVMMVGEPTLMGGEFGDEDERLITRLENTQFDGANGLEDEDSFNSSPALGAHSPWNNKAPSSQESKNDNSQSSQ